Proteins from a single region of Apis mellifera strain DH4 linkage group LG7, Amel_HAv3.1, whole genome shotgun sequence:
- the LOC724223 gene encoding hamartin isoform X1 — protein sequence MNINSIGIVDLFNLLESNKLGEVEEIKKVFHELFLCTKDNWLVNGLFDYYLSTNSLRAVEVLAGVRDPHDKHLLDRLSEALSKSGSSSQRIQTLTLLGHIARRQPTWLYKLASHTLFRDLLKLLKMEADTLSLMSALLLLVMLLPMLPAALGPYLSEIFEVFGRLASYYHHQSSSIFSSPMHFTSKTITGTIDKNHLYLLHLQVGLYSLFHRLYAMYPCNFISYLKQQYIQRDQLATFTHTIRPMLDSVRMHPLLVTASKDTEISAARWKKMEHHDIMAECGRFTLDKCREEVFRTTNSRSTPPLDYSSMCAPINISGGIAPSEISNGEDDTFWSPSMVVPPHSPQFPVTSHEQRSTPSTPNNNRSGTSPPEAAVEATPETTPVKDLRKLSTRQVPTGSVAVRALTAFGNGTVGSNSRPSTPIPLNPSMSGSLIGSGNANNAHGFFSHKLSKIIADRQTIAQQKSTINIDEDGKFSEMNTQNGKNDSWQEDQEHSIVQVLEIVSSQTTGKLESSKYFEQQEHHNEKMQNAIADLSQKVYQLRLYSQTSQISTHLNLNSLFKIRKSKSCPDIKVQKQIVDDKRDIMKIIATKKLEETGTQTFDLLPYEYLLLGILDQKNEMNLQKHSSQDTELRLSPTAMLDRYVEACTHSGTNAIKQKQRKENDGEDEIAEEDVFDIECANQLLQLMQMQLQFERQRREVHAERNRRLLGKLRDSRALEEHNYALTDRLKIMEKEVESLKIELERNKKEACQTEDQYKDALHHWQTKCIEEQRQNQIVKDRLESVELELKNEQKKVADYERQIRSTEASLFDAGHQLRVALKAANRSKELERNLDIIQKKFLLLREAQVKLQESTSGPSPMTKQEIIQIQKSYSEELTNLRRQLESRTSFVEALKIRLSELENKEARKEAQLVELQRLLQETKDQHEAELEAVESKYKAQAEINLLLESRILEFHGTLESATCSNTTVNNLASSASPKERSPPLSASLASSSEGSLAFIHSSTGIIMNDCCDTAGEIPNLQAIVEPVPSQATSPSRQNRNPKQD from the exons atgaatattaattcaataggCATAGTTGATCTGTTTAATTTATTGGAATCCAACAAACTTGGGGAagtagaagaaattaaaaaagtatttcatgAACTTTTTTTGTGTA caAAAGACAATTGGCTGGTAAATGgtcttttcgattattatctgTCCACGAATTCCTTAAGAGCTGTTGAGGTATTAGCTGGTGTTCGTGATCCACATGATAAACATCTTTTAGATCGTTTATCAGAAGCTCTTTCTAAATCTGGAAGTAGCAGCCAAAGAATTCAAACTCTTACTTTATTAGGTCATATTGCCCGTCGTCAGCCAACTTGGTTATACAAGCTTGCGAGTCATACTTTATTTCGGGATTTACTTAAGTTACTTAAg atggAAGCAGATACATTATCTCTTATGAGTGCACTTTTACTCTTAGTAATGTTATTGCCAATGTTACCTGCTGCTTTAGGGCCATATCtatcagaaatttttgaagtatTTGGTCGATTGGCCtcttattatcatcatcaatcATCATCTATATTTTCATCTCCTATGCATTTTACTTCAAAAACAATAACAGGGACaatagataaaaatcatttatatttattacatttacaa GTCGGACTATATAGTTTATTTCACAGATTGTATGCCATGTATCCTTGTAActtcatttcatatttaaaacaacAATACATTCAACGAGATCAATTAGCTACTTTTACTCATACAATTAGACCAATGTTAGATTCAGTGCGTATGCATCCTTTACTTGTTACTGCTTCTAAGGATACAGAGATTTCTGCTGCtag atggaaaaaaatggaGCATCATGATATTATGGCAGAATGTGGTCGTTTTACATTGGATAAATGTCGAGAAGAAGTATTTCGTACTACAAATTCACGTTCTACGCCACCTTTAG ATTATTCTTCTATGTGTGCTCCAATAAACATTAGTGGAGGAATAGCACCATCAGAAATTAGTAATGGTGAAGATGATACATTCTGGTCACCCAGTATGGTAGTGCCACCACATAGTCCTCAGTTTCCAGTTACATCTCATGAACAACGATCTACTCCATCAACacctaataataatagaagtgGTACATCTCCACCAGAAGCTGCAGTTGAAGCCACTCCAGAAACAACTCCTGTTAAG gatTTACGAAAATTATCGACGAGGCAAGTACCTACTGGTTCTGTCGCAGTTCGTGCTCTTACTGCATTTGGTAATGGTACAGTAGGTTCAAATTCACGACCATCTACACCGATTCCTTTAAATCCATCTATGTCTGGCTCTTTAATTGGAAGTGGAAATGCAAACAATGCACATGGTTTTTTTTCGCACAAGCTAAGTAAAATTATCGCAGATAGACAAACTATCGCTCAACAAAAGTCAACTATTAACATCGATgaagatggaaaattttcagaaatgaaTACACAGAATGGGAAAAACGATTCTTGGCAAGAAGATCAAGAG CATTCTATTGTGCAGGTTTTAGAAATTGTAAGCTCTCAAACTActggaaaattggaaagttcaaaatattttgaacaacAAGAAcatcataatgaaaaaatgcaaaatgctATTGCAGATTTATCTCAAAAAGTTTATCAACTTCGTTTGTATTCTCAAACAAGTCAAATTTCAAcgcatttaaatttgaattctctttttaaa attagaaAAAGCAAATCTTGTCCCGATATCAAAGTTCAAAAACAAATTGTTGATGATAAAAgagatataatgaaaataatagcgacaaaaaaattagaagaaacggGAACACAAACTTTCGATTTGCTtccatatgaatatttattgctaGGAATTCTGgatcaaaaaaatgaaatgaatttacaaAAGCATTCGTCTCAAGATACAGAACTTAGATTGTCACCAACTGCAATGCTTGATCGATATGTCGAAGCTTGTACGCATTCTG ggACTAATGCAATTAAacagaaacaaagaaaagaaaatgatggaGAAGATGAGATAGCAGAAGAAGATGTATTTGATATTGAATGTGCAAATCAGTTATTACAGCTTATGCAAATgcaacttcaatttgaacggCAGCGTAGAGAAGTTCACGCTGAACGTAATCGAAGACTTCTTGGTAAACTGAGAGATTCACGTGCATTAGAAGAACATAATTATGCTTTG ACTGATCGtttgaaaataatggaaaaagaagtagaaagcttaaaaattgaattagagcgtaataaaaaagaagcttGCCAAACTGAAGATCAATATAAAGATGCATTACACCACTGGCAAACTAAg TGTATTGAAGAACAACGACAAAATCAGATAGTAAAAGATCGTCTTGAATCTGTTGaacttgaattaaaaaatgaacaaaaaaaagtaGCAGACTATGAACGGCAGATTCGTTCTACGGAGGCTTCTCTATTCGATGCAGGTCATCAACTAAGAGTAGCTTTAAAAGCTGCAAATCGTAGTAAAGAATTAGAACGTAATCTTGATATTAtacagaaaaaatttcttctacttAGAgag GCACAAGTAAAATTACAAGAAAGTACAAGTGGTCCTTCACCAATGACAAAGcaagaaataatacaaatacaaaaatcatATTCAGAAGAATTAACTA atttacGACGACAATTGGAATCGCGAACATCTTTTGTAGAAGCTTTGAAAATACGTTTAAGTGAACTAGAAAACAAAGAAGCGCGAAAAGAAGCGCAACTTGTAGAACTTCAACGACTTTTACAAGAAACAAAAGATCAACACGAAGCCGAATTGGAAGCTGttgaatcaaaatataaagcaCAAGCTGAAATCAATCTTCTTCTTGAAAGTCGTATACTTGAATTTCATGGAACACTAGAATCAGCAACTTGCAGTAATACTACTGTAAACAATCTAGCATCTTCAGCATCACCTAAAGAAAGATCACCTCCATTGTCAGCTAGTTTAGCTTCTTCTAGTGAGGGAAGTCTTGCCTTTATTCATTCAAGTActggaataataatgaatgacTGCTGTGATACCGCAGGCGAAATTCCTAATCTTCAAGCTATTGTCGAACCTGTGCCAAGCCAGGCTACATCACCATCTCGTCAAAATCGGAATCCTAAACAAGACTAA
- the LOC724223 gene encoding hamartin isoform X3 has protein sequence MNINSIGIVDLFNLLESNKLGEVEEIKKVFHELFLCTKDNWLVNGLFDYYLSTNSLRAVEVLAGVRDPHDKHLLDRLSEALSKSGSSSQRIQTLTLLGHIARRQPTWLYKLASHTLFRDLLKLLKMEADTLSLMSALLLLVMLLPMLPAALGPYLSEIFEVFGRLASYYHHQSSSIFSSPMHFTSKTITGTIDKNHLYLLHLQVGLYSLFHRLYAMYPCNFISYLKQQYIQRDQLATFTHTIRPMLDSVRMHPLLVTASKDTEISAARWKKMEHHDIMAECGRFTLDKCREEVFRTTNSRSTPPLDYSSMCAPINISGGIAPSEISNGEDDTFWSPSMVVPPHSPQFPVTSHEQRSTPSTPNNNRSGTSPPEAAVEATPETTPVKDLRKLSTRQVPTGSVAVRALTAFGNGTVGSNSRPSTPIPLNPSMSGSLIGSGNANNAHGFFSHKLSKIIADRQTIAQQKSTINIDEDGKFSEMNTQNGKNDSWQEDQEVLEIVSSQTTGKLESSKYFEQQEHHNEKMQNAIADLSQKVYQLRLYSQTSQISTHLNLNSLFKIRKSKSCPDIKVQKQIVDDKRDIMKIIATKKLEETGTQTFDLLPYEYLLLGILDQKNEMNLQKHSSQDTELRLSPTAMLDRYVEACTHSGTNAIKQKQRKENDGEDEIAEEDVFDIECANQLLQLMQMQLQFERQRREVHAERNRRLLGKLRDSRALEEHNYALTDRLKIMEKEVESLKIELERNKKEACQTEDQYKDALHHWQTKCIEEQRQNQIVKDRLESVELELKNEQKKVADYERQIRSTEASLFDAGHQLRVALKAANRSKELERNLDIIQKKFLLLREAQVKLQESTSGPSPMTKQEIIQIQKSYSEELTNLRRQLESRTSFVEALKIRLSELENKEARKEAQLVELQRLLQETKDQHEAELEAVESKYKAQAEINLLLESRILEFHGTLESATCSNTTVNNLASSASPKERSPPLSASLASSSEGSLAFIHSSTGIIMNDCCDTAGEIPNLQAIVEPVPSQATSPSRQNRNPKQD, from the exons atgaatattaattcaataggCATAGTTGATCTGTTTAATTTATTGGAATCCAACAAACTTGGGGAagtagaagaaattaaaaaagtatttcatgAACTTTTTTTGTGTA caAAAGACAATTGGCTGGTAAATGgtcttttcgattattatctgTCCACGAATTCCTTAAGAGCTGTTGAGGTATTAGCTGGTGTTCGTGATCCACATGATAAACATCTTTTAGATCGTTTATCAGAAGCTCTTTCTAAATCTGGAAGTAGCAGCCAAAGAATTCAAACTCTTACTTTATTAGGTCATATTGCCCGTCGTCAGCCAACTTGGTTATACAAGCTTGCGAGTCATACTTTATTTCGGGATTTACTTAAGTTACTTAAg atggAAGCAGATACATTATCTCTTATGAGTGCACTTTTACTCTTAGTAATGTTATTGCCAATGTTACCTGCTGCTTTAGGGCCATATCtatcagaaatttttgaagtatTTGGTCGATTGGCCtcttattatcatcatcaatcATCATCTATATTTTCATCTCCTATGCATTTTACTTCAAAAACAATAACAGGGACaatagataaaaatcatttatatttattacatttacaa GTCGGACTATATAGTTTATTTCACAGATTGTATGCCATGTATCCTTGTAActtcatttcatatttaaaacaacAATACATTCAACGAGATCAATTAGCTACTTTTACTCATACAATTAGACCAATGTTAGATTCAGTGCGTATGCATCCTTTACTTGTTACTGCTTCTAAGGATACAGAGATTTCTGCTGCtag atggaaaaaaatggaGCATCATGATATTATGGCAGAATGTGGTCGTTTTACATTGGATAAATGTCGAGAAGAAGTATTTCGTACTACAAATTCACGTTCTACGCCACCTTTAG ATTATTCTTCTATGTGTGCTCCAATAAACATTAGTGGAGGAATAGCACCATCAGAAATTAGTAATGGTGAAGATGATACATTCTGGTCACCCAGTATGGTAGTGCCACCACATAGTCCTCAGTTTCCAGTTACATCTCATGAACAACGATCTACTCCATCAACacctaataataatagaagtgGTACATCTCCACCAGAAGCTGCAGTTGAAGCCACTCCAGAAACAACTCCTGTTAAG gatTTACGAAAATTATCGACGAGGCAAGTACCTACTGGTTCTGTCGCAGTTCGTGCTCTTACTGCATTTGGTAATGGTACAGTAGGTTCAAATTCACGACCATCTACACCGATTCCTTTAAATCCATCTATGTCTGGCTCTTTAATTGGAAGTGGAAATGCAAACAATGCACATGGTTTTTTTTCGCACAAGCTAAGTAAAATTATCGCAGATAGACAAACTATCGCTCAACAAAAGTCAACTATTAACATCGATgaagatggaaaattttcagaaatgaaTACACAGAATGGGAAAAACGATTCTTGGCAAGAAGATCAAGAG GTTTTAGAAATTGTAAGCTCTCAAACTActggaaaattggaaagttcaaaatattttgaacaacAAGAAcatcataatgaaaaaatgcaaaatgctATTGCAGATTTATCTCAAAAAGTTTATCAACTTCGTTTGTATTCTCAAACAAGTCAAATTTCAAcgcatttaaatttgaattctctttttaaa attagaaAAAGCAAATCTTGTCCCGATATCAAAGTTCAAAAACAAATTGTTGATGATAAAAgagatataatgaaaataatagcgacaaaaaaattagaagaaacggGAACACAAACTTTCGATTTGCTtccatatgaatatttattgctaGGAATTCTGgatcaaaaaaatgaaatgaatttacaaAAGCATTCGTCTCAAGATACAGAACTTAGATTGTCACCAACTGCAATGCTTGATCGATATGTCGAAGCTTGTACGCATTCTG ggACTAATGCAATTAAacagaaacaaagaaaagaaaatgatggaGAAGATGAGATAGCAGAAGAAGATGTATTTGATATTGAATGTGCAAATCAGTTATTACAGCTTATGCAAATgcaacttcaatttgaacggCAGCGTAGAGAAGTTCACGCTGAACGTAATCGAAGACTTCTTGGTAAACTGAGAGATTCACGTGCATTAGAAGAACATAATTATGCTTTG ACTGATCGtttgaaaataatggaaaaagaagtagaaagcttaaaaattgaattagagcgtaataaaaaagaagcttGCCAAACTGAAGATCAATATAAAGATGCATTACACCACTGGCAAACTAAg TGTATTGAAGAACAACGACAAAATCAGATAGTAAAAGATCGTCTTGAATCTGTTGaacttgaattaaaaaatgaacaaaaaaaagtaGCAGACTATGAACGGCAGATTCGTTCTACGGAGGCTTCTCTATTCGATGCAGGTCATCAACTAAGAGTAGCTTTAAAAGCTGCAAATCGTAGTAAAGAATTAGAACGTAATCTTGATATTAtacagaaaaaatttcttctacttAGAgag GCACAAGTAAAATTACAAGAAAGTACAAGTGGTCCTTCACCAATGACAAAGcaagaaataatacaaatacaaaaatcatATTCAGAAGAATTAACTA atttacGACGACAATTGGAATCGCGAACATCTTTTGTAGAAGCTTTGAAAATACGTTTAAGTGAACTAGAAAACAAAGAAGCGCGAAAAGAAGCGCAACTTGTAGAACTTCAACGACTTTTACAAGAAACAAAAGATCAACACGAAGCCGAATTGGAAGCTGttgaatcaaaatataaagcaCAAGCTGAAATCAATCTTCTTCTTGAAAGTCGTATACTTGAATTTCATGGAACACTAGAATCAGCAACTTGCAGTAATACTACTGTAAACAATCTAGCATCTTCAGCATCACCTAAAGAAAGATCACCTCCATTGTCAGCTAGTTTAGCTTCTTCTAGTGAGGGAAGTCTTGCCTTTATTCATTCAAGTActggaataataatgaatgacTGCTGTGATACCGCAGGCGAAATTCCTAATCTTCAAGCTATTGTCGAACCTGTGCCAAGCCAGGCTACATCACCATCTCGTCAAAATCGGAATCCTAAACAAGACTAA
- the LOC724223 gene encoding hamartin isoform X2, which translates to MNINSIGIVDLFNLLESNKLGEVEEIKKVFHELFLCTKDNWLVNGLFDYYLSTNSLRAVEVLAGVRDPHDKHLLDRLSEALSKSGSSSQRIQTLTLLGHIARRQPTWLYKLASHTLFRDLLKLLKMEADTLSLMSALLLLVMLLPMLPAALGPYLSEIFEVFGRLASYYHHQSSSIFSSPMHFTSKTITGTIDKNHLYLLHLQVGLYSLFHRLYAMYPCNFISYLKQQYIQRDQLATFTHTIRPMLDSVRMHPLLVTASKDTEISAARWKKMEHHDIMAECGRFTLDKCREEVFRTTNSRSTPPLDYSSMCAPINISGGIAPSEISNGEDDTFWSPSMVVPPHSPQFPVTSHEQRSTPSTPNNNRSGTSPPEAAVEATPETTPVKDLRKLSTRQVPTGSVAVRALTAFGNGTVGSNSRPSTPIPLNPSMSGSLIGSGNANNAHGFFSHKLSKIIADRQTIAQQKSTINIDEDGKFSEMNTQNGKNDSWQEDQEHSIVQVLEIVSSQTTGKLESSKYFEQQEHHNEKMQNAIADLSQKVYQLRLYSQTSQISTHLNLNSLFKIRKSKSCPDIKVQKQIVDDKRDIMKIIATKKLEETGTQTFDLLPYEYLLLGILDQKNEMNLQKHSSQDTELRLSPTAMLDRYVEAWTNAIKQKQRKENDGEDEIAEEDVFDIECANQLLQLMQMQLQFERQRREVHAERNRRLLGKLRDSRALEEHNYALTDRLKIMEKEVESLKIELERNKKEACQTEDQYKDALHHWQTKCIEEQRQNQIVKDRLESVELELKNEQKKVADYERQIRSTEASLFDAGHQLRVALKAANRSKELERNLDIIQKKFLLLREAQVKLQESTSGPSPMTKQEIIQIQKSYSEELTNLRRQLESRTSFVEALKIRLSELENKEARKEAQLVELQRLLQETKDQHEAELEAVESKYKAQAEINLLLESRILEFHGTLESATCSNTTVNNLASSASPKERSPPLSASLASSSEGSLAFIHSSTGIIMNDCCDTAGEIPNLQAIVEPVPSQATSPSRQNRNPKQD; encoded by the exons atgaatattaattcaataggCATAGTTGATCTGTTTAATTTATTGGAATCCAACAAACTTGGGGAagtagaagaaattaaaaaagtatttcatgAACTTTTTTTGTGTA caAAAGACAATTGGCTGGTAAATGgtcttttcgattattatctgTCCACGAATTCCTTAAGAGCTGTTGAGGTATTAGCTGGTGTTCGTGATCCACATGATAAACATCTTTTAGATCGTTTATCAGAAGCTCTTTCTAAATCTGGAAGTAGCAGCCAAAGAATTCAAACTCTTACTTTATTAGGTCATATTGCCCGTCGTCAGCCAACTTGGTTATACAAGCTTGCGAGTCATACTTTATTTCGGGATTTACTTAAGTTACTTAAg atggAAGCAGATACATTATCTCTTATGAGTGCACTTTTACTCTTAGTAATGTTATTGCCAATGTTACCTGCTGCTTTAGGGCCATATCtatcagaaatttttgaagtatTTGGTCGATTGGCCtcttattatcatcatcaatcATCATCTATATTTTCATCTCCTATGCATTTTACTTCAAAAACAATAACAGGGACaatagataaaaatcatttatatttattacatttacaa GTCGGACTATATAGTTTATTTCACAGATTGTATGCCATGTATCCTTGTAActtcatttcatatttaaaacaacAATACATTCAACGAGATCAATTAGCTACTTTTACTCATACAATTAGACCAATGTTAGATTCAGTGCGTATGCATCCTTTACTTGTTACTGCTTCTAAGGATACAGAGATTTCTGCTGCtag atggaaaaaaatggaGCATCATGATATTATGGCAGAATGTGGTCGTTTTACATTGGATAAATGTCGAGAAGAAGTATTTCGTACTACAAATTCACGTTCTACGCCACCTTTAG ATTATTCTTCTATGTGTGCTCCAATAAACATTAGTGGAGGAATAGCACCATCAGAAATTAGTAATGGTGAAGATGATACATTCTGGTCACCCAGTATGGTAGTGCCACCACATAGTCCTCAGTTTCCAGTTACATCTCATGAACAACGATCTACTCCATCAACacctaataataatagaagtgGTACATCTCCACCAGAAGCTGCAGTTGAAGCCACTCCAGAAACAACTCCTGTTAAG gatTTACGAAAATTATCGACGAGGCAAGTACCTACTGGTTCTGTCGCAGTTCGTGCTCTTACTGCATTTGGTAATGGTACAGTAGGTTCAAATTCACGACCATCTACACCGATTCCTTTAAATCCATCTATGTCTGGCTCTTTAATTGGAAGTGGAAATGCAAACAATGCACATGGTTTTTTTTCGCACAAGCTAAGTAAAATTATCGCAGATAGACAAACTATCGCTCAACAAAAGTCAACTATTAACATCGATgaagatggaaaattttcagaaatgaaTACACAGAATGGGAAAAACGATTCTTGGCAAGAAGATCAAGAG CATTCTATTGTGCAGGTTTTAGAAATTGTAAGCTCTCAAACTActggaaaattggaaagttcaaaatattttgaacaacAAGAAcatcataatgaaaaaatgcaaaatgctATTGCAGATTTATCTCAAAAAGTTTATCAACTTCGTTTGTATTCTCAAACAAGTCAAATTTCAAcgcatttaaatttgaattctctttttaaa attagaaAAAGCAAATCTTGTCCCGATATCAAAGTTCAAAAACAAATTGTTGATGATAAAAgagatataatgaaaataatagcgacaaaaaaattagaagaaacggGAACACAAACTTTCGATTTGCTtccatatgaatatttattgctaGGAATTCTGgatcaaaaaaatgaaatgaatttacaaAAGCATTCGTCTCAAGATACAGAACTTAGATTGTCACCAACTGCAATGCTTGATCGATATGTCGAAGCTT ggACTAATGCAATTAAacagaaacaaagaaaagaaaatgatggaGAAGATGAGATAGCAGAAGAAGATGTATTTGATATTGAATGTGCAAATCAGTTATTACAGCTTATGCAAATgcaacttcaatttgaacggCAGCGTAGAGAAGTTCACGCTGAACGTAATCGAAGACTTCTTGGTAAACTGAGAGATTCACGTGCATTAGAAGAACATAATTATGCTTTG ACTGATCGtttgaaaataatggaaaaagaagtagaaagcttaaaaattgaattagagcgtaataaaaaagaagcttGCCAAACTGAAGATCAATATAAAGATGCATTACACCACTGGCAAACTAAg TGTATTGAAGAACAACGACAAAATCAGATAGTAAAAGATCGTCTTGAATCTGTTGaacttgaattaaaaaatgaacaaaaaaaagtaGCAGACTATGAACGGCAGATTCGTTCTACGGAGGCTTCTCTATTCGATGCAGGTCATCAACTAAGAGTAGCTTTAAAAGCTGCAAATCGTAGTAAAGAATTAGAACGTAATCTTGATATTAtacagaaaaaatttcttctacttAGAgag GCACAAGTAAAATTACAAGAAAGTACAAGTGGTCCTTCACCAATGACAAAGcaagaaataatacaaatacaaaaatcatATTCAGAAGAATTAACTA atttacGACGACAATTGGAATCGCGAACATCTTTTGTAGAAGCTTTGAAAATACGTTTAAGTGAACTAGAAAACAAAGAAGCGCGAAAAGAAGCGCAACTTGTAGAACTTCAACGACTTTTACAAGAAACAAAAGATCAACACGAAGCCGAATTGGAAGCTGttgaatcaaaatataaagcaCAAGCTGAAATCAATCTTCTTCTTGAAAGTCGTATACTTGAATTTCATGGAACACTAGAATCAGCAACTTGCAGTAATACTACTGTAAACAATCTAGCATCTTCAGCATCACCTAAAGAAAGATCACCTCCATTGTCAGCTAGTTTAGCTTCTTCTAGTGAGGGAAGTCTTGCCTTTATTCATTCAAGTActggaataataatgaatgacTGCTGTGATACCGCAGGCGAAATTCCTAATCTTCAAGCTATTGTCGAACCTGTGCCAAGCCAGGCTACATCACCATCTCGTCAAAATCGGAATCCTAAACAAGACTAA